From Pseudomonas poae, the proteins below share one genomic window:
- a CDS encoding phytase, translated as MRISKLYLLIALATCGHAMAADLALSPWAPSLNAEAVAFLPNGSERLAAGTRDGLQLLDNKGAELARFNGNFSSLDTRAVGAQVLVASLDNDRQQALLIYLDTATKNFGKPLYLPTRDYPVNGLCLYRDSAANLFVFLVGEEGKGEQWLVGNGSTLLTEPQRVRGVPLPPSAQFCQVDDASNQLVVNEENVGWWAYPAHPEADVKRTPVALFDNPKREAGAMALVPGGVVTLDPKTAQLHLFQQTGERWVEQASLSLPGLKEPEQLAVNGRQLLVRDDDSGKLYQATLGWQAKPVAAAPVLPEVAALRQSDPVGRQGDAADDPAIWINPAQPAHSRVLGTNKKQGLLTYDLDGKLLQELAVGRLNNVDVRPNFKLGQQTVDLAVASNRDHNSLSLFSIDRQSGELREAGEVSTPLKEIYGICLFQPTSGEIYAIANGKDGTFLQYRLSAPDGRVQGELVRQFKVDSQPEGCVADDQRQRLFIGEEDVGVWAVDARADQPATLTSVIKVGAQLHADVEGLALYQSDKRDYLVISSQGNDSYLVVDAEPPFAAHGAFRVGLNAAAGIDGASETDGLEVTAINLGGPWNQGMLVVQDGRKRMPEQTQNFKFVPWADVTRGLKLP; from the coding sequence ATGAGAATTTCCAAGCTGTACCTGCTGATCGCCCTGGCCACCTGTGGCCACGCCATGGCCGCTGATTTGGCCCTGAGCCCCTGGGCCCCCAGCCTGAATGCCGAGGCGGTGGCCTTCCTGCCCAACGGCAGCGAACGCCTGGCCGCCGGCACCCGTGACGGCCTGCAACTGCTCGACAACAAGGGCGCCGAACTGGCGCGTTTCAACGGCAATTTCAGCAGCCTCGACACCCGTGCCGTCGGTGCCCAGGTGCTGGTGGCCAGCCTCGACAATGATCGCCAGCAAGCCCTGCTGATCTACCTGGATACCGCCACCAAAAACTTCGGCAAGCCCCTGTACCTGCCCACCCGCGATTACCCGGTGAACGGCCTGTGCCTGTACCGCGACTCGGCGGCCAACCTGTTTGTGTTTCTGGTGGGTGAGGAGGGCAAGGGCGAGCAATGGCTGGTAGGCAATGGCTCGACACTGCTGACCGAACCCCAGCGCGTACGCGGTGTGCCATTGCCGCCGTCGGCGCAGTTTTGCCAGGTGGATGACGCGTCGAATCAACTGGTGGTGAATGAAGAGAATGTCGGCTGGTGGGCCTACCCGGCGCACCCGGAAGCCGATGTCAAACGCACCCCGGTGGCCCTGTTCGACAACCCCAAGCGTGAGGCCGGCGCCATGGCGCTGGTGCCGGGCGGTGTGGTCACGCTGGACCCGAAGACCGCGCAACTGCACCTGTTCCAGCAAACCGGCGAGCGCTGGGTGGAGCAAGCGAGCCTGAGCCTGCCCGGCCTGAAAGAGCCAGAACAACTGGCGGTCAACGGCCGGCAGTTGCTGGTGCGTGACGACGACAGCGGCAAGCTGTACCAGGCCACGCTTGGCTGGCAGGCCAAGCCGGTCGCGGCGGCGCCGGTGCTGCCGGAAGTCGCGGCGCTGCGCCAGAGCGACCCGGTCGGCCGTCAGGGGGATGCGGCAGATGACCCGGCGATCTGGATAAACCCCGCGCAACCGGCACATAGCCGCGTGCTCGGCACCAACAAGAAGCAGGGCCTGCTGACCTATGACCTCGATGGTAAGCTGTTGCAGGAACTGGCGGTGGGCCGGCTCAACAACGTTGATGTACGTCCCAACTTCAAGCTCGGCCAGCAAACGGTCGACCTGGCCGTGGCGAGCAATCGCGATCACAACAGCCTGAGCCTGTTCAGCATTGACCGTCAGAGCGGCGAGCTGCGCGAAGCGGGTGAAGTCTCCACGCCGCTCAAGGAAATTTACGGCATCTGCCTGTTCCAGCCGACCAGCGGTGAGATCTACGCGATTGCCAACGGCAAGGACGGCACCTTTTTGCAATACCGCCTGAGCGCGCCGGACGGCCGTGTGCAGGGCGAGCTGGTGCGCCAGTTCAAGGTCGACAGCCAGCCCGAAGGCTGTGTGGCCGACGACCAGCGCCAGCGCCTGTTTATCGGCGAGGAAGACGTGGGCGTATGGGCCGTGGATGCCCGCGCCGACCAGCCGGCAACCCTGACCAGCGTGATCAAGGTTGGCGCGCAATTGCATGCGGACGTCGAGGGGCTGGCGCTGTATCAGAGCGACAAACGCGATTACCTGGTGATCTCCAGCCAAGGCAATGACAGCTACCTGGTGGTGGATGCCGAACCACCGTTTGCCGCGCACGGCGCTTTCCGCGTTGGCCTGAACGCCGCCGCCGGCATCGATGGTGCCTCGGAAACCGACGGCCTGGAAGTGACCGCCATCAACCTTGGCGGGCCATGGAACCAGGGCATGCTGGTGGTGCAGGACGGCCGCAAGCGCATGCCCGAGCAAACCCAGAACTTCAAGTTTGTGCCTTGGGCCGATGTGACCCGCGGCCTGAAATTGCCCTGA
- the tolQ gene encoding protein TolQ, which yields MHATMEHMTIWGLISDASLLVKAVMVTLLLASLLSWYLIIQRGGVLRRLERQMNAFTQRFRAAPDLQVLYRETVQAGEAGVAPIFLAGVQEYQHLHNHDPAVLEGVERALQVAITEQEVELEKGLQFLATVGSVSPYIGLFGTVWGIMNSFLGLSQVQQATLSTVAPGIAEALIATAIGLFAAIPAVIAYNRFAARSQTLLTRYYAFGNELQVRLHRTLRGTPINLAAAA from the coding sequence ATGCACGCGACGATGGAACATATGACGATCTGGGGCCTTATCAGCGACGCCAGCCTGTTGGTCAAGGCCGTGATGGTCACCTTGCTGCTGGCGTCATTGCTCAGCTGGTACCTGATCATCCAGCGCGGCGGCGTATTGCGCCGCCTGGAGCGCCAGATGAACGCCTTTACCCAGCGCTTTCGTGCAGCGCCCGACTTGCAGGTGCTGTACCGCGAAACCGTGCAAGCGGGCGAGGCTGGCGTCGCGCCGATTTTTCTCGCCGGCGTGCAGGAATACCAGCACCTGCATAACCATGACCCGGCGGTGCTGGAAGGCGTGGAGCGCGCCTTGCAGGTGGCGATCACCGAGCAGGAAGTCGAGTTGGAAAAGGGCCTGCAATTTCTTGCGACGGTGGGGTCGGTCAGCCCCTACATCGGCCTGTTCGGCACGGTGTGGGGCATCATGAATTCGTTCCTGGGGCTGTCCCAGGTGCAGCAGGCGACCTTGTCCACCGTCGCGCCGGGCATTGCCGAAGCGCTGATCGCCACGGCCATCGGCCTGTTTGCCGCCATCCCTGCGGTGATCGCCTATAACCGTTTTGCGGCGCGCAGCCAGACCTTGCTGACCCGCTACTACGCCTTCGGCAACGAGCTGCAAGTGCGTTTGCACCGCACCCTGCGCGGTACGCCGATCAACCTGGCCGCGGCCGCCTGA
- the tolR gene encoding protein TolR, with translation MLVRPQRKHGPKAEMNVVPYIDVMLVLLVIFMVTAPMLTQGVKIDLPKVAAEALATDTRQQILTLSVKADGGYYWNLGAELDTRHQTDSAVTLDEMGAKVMQVVAARSDTQVYIRADDNAGYGRVVAAMAVLQKGGVSNLGLVTEAPQ, from the coding sequence ATGCTAGTAAGGCCGCAACGCAAGCACGGGCCCAAGGCCGAGATGAACGTGGTGCCGTATATCGACGTGATGCTGGTGCTGCTGGTGATCTTTATGGTTACTGCGCCGATGCTGACCCAGGGGGTGAAAATCGACCTGCCCAAGGTCGCCGCCGAGGCACTGGCCACCGACACCCGTCAGCAGATTCTGACGCTGTCGGTAAAGGCCGATGGCGGTTACTACTGGAACCTGGGCGCTGAACTCGACACCCGGCACCAGACCGACAGCGCCGTGACCCTGGATGAAATGGGTGCCAAGGTCATGCAAGTGGTGGCGGCCCGCAGCGACACCCAGGTGTACATCCGCGCCGACGATAACGCCGGTTATGGCCGCGTGGTGGCCGCCATGGCGGTGCTGCAAAAAGGCGGTGTAAGCAACCTGGGGCTGGTGACCGAGGCCCCGCAATGA